Proteins co-encoded in one Bos taurus isolate L1 Dominette 01449 registration number 42190680 breed Hereford chromosome X, ARS-UCD2.0, whole genome shotgun sequence genomic window:
- the LOC524601 gene encoding spindlin-2B isoform X1 encodes MKTPNSQEAEGQQTRAVSRKATGSANMMKKKASQKKQRGRTSSLPCSNIVGCRISHGWKEGDEPITQWKGTVLDQVPINPCLYLIKYDGIDCVYGLELNRDERVLSLKILSDRVTSTQVSDANLANTIIGKSVKHMFEDKHGSKDEWRGMVLAQAPIMKAWFYITYEKDPVLYTYQLLDDYKEGDLHIITESNESPLAEMEPGEVVYGLIGKHVEYTKEDGSKQIGIVIHQIEAKPSVCFIKFDDDFHIYVYDLMKMS; translated from the coding sequence ATGAAAACCCCCAACTCACAGGAGGCCGAAGGCCAGCAAACTAGGGCTGTTTCACGAAAAGCCACTGGATCTGCAaatatgatgaagaaaaaagCTTCGCAAAAGAAGCAGAGAGGCAGAACTTCGTCCCTGCCCTGCAGTAACATTGTGGGCTGCAGAATTTCACATGGATGGAAGGAAGGTGATGAACCCATCACTCAGTGGAAAGGAACTGTTCTGGATCAAGTGCCTATAAATCCTTGCCTTTATCTGATAAAATATGATGGAATTGACTGTGTATATGGACTGGAACTTAACAGAGATGAAAGAGTTTTGTCTCTTAAAATTCTTTCTGATAGGGTGACATCAActcaagtcagtgatgcaaaCCTTGCAAATACTATAATTGGTAAATCTGTGAAACATATGTTTGAGGATAAGCATGGTTCTAAGGATGAATGGAGAGGAATGGTCTTAGCCCAAGCACCGATCATGAAAGCCTGGTTTTATATTACCTATGAGAAAGATCCTGTCTTGTACACATACCAACTTCTAGATGATTATAAAGAAGGAGATCTCCATATCATAACAGAGTCCAATGAGTCCCCTCTCGCAGAAATGGAGCCAGGAGAAGTTGTATATGGTCTGATAGGTAAACATGTGGAATATACCAAAGAAGATGGCTCCAAACAGATCGGAATAGTCATTCACCAAATTGAAGCTAAACCCTCTGTGTGTTTCATCAAGTTTGATGATGATTTCCATATCTATGTCTATGATTTGATGAAAATGTCCTAA
- the LOC132344325 gene encoding Y-box-binding protein 1-like: MSEVGEATLTDLAASFCSHATWKPLASLGGGDQNLALDTSHLRGDGIPKATTGVAKGKVPKKVISKRVLGTVVWFKEKKGYGFISRQDTQEDVFVHHTAITGKNPCTYRGSVDDGEMVEFDVVQGEWGTEAANVTGPAGAPLKGSRYTAHRTSICQDFKIHSHVPPP, encoded by the coding sequence ATGAGTGAGGTGGGAGAGGCCACCCTCACGGACTTGGCCGCTTCCTTCTGCTCTCACGCCACGTGGAAACCCCTGGCATCCTTGGGAGGTGGAGACCAGAACCTAGCCCTAGACACAAGCCACCTCAGAGGGGATGGGATCCCCAAGGCCACCACCGGGGTCGCCAAGGGAAAGGTGCCTAAGAAGGTCATCTCTAAGAGGGTCTTAGGCACTGTCGTGTGGTTTAAGGAGAAGAAAGGGTACGGCTTCATCAGCAGGCAGGATACCCAGGAAGATGTGTTTGTTCACCATACGGCCATCACCGGGAAAAACCCCTGCACGTACCGAGGCAGTGTGGACGACGGCGAGATGGTGGAGTTTGACGTGGTGCAGGGTGAGTGGGGCACCGAGGCTGCAAACGTGACTGGGCCAGCCGGGGCGCCACTGAAGGGAAGCCGCTACACTGCCCACCGCACCAGCATCTGCCAGGACTTCAAAATCCACAGCCATGTGCCACCACCGTGA